CTGCTTCGTCACCTGTTAATTTCTCGGCAAGGCTGGCTGTGAGCATGGATACCACTGCCCCTTATCCGGCTCCCAACGGGCATCAGAACTCCCCCGGACAAGAAGGGGCTGTGATGACGCATGAACCAGAGGCAACGCTCTAATGCCAACTGTGGAAAAGTCAAGAACAGCCTAGAGCTAGTTACGTCTGTCCAAAGCAGGTCAAGGCGGCAATTCATCAAATAAGTCAATGAGCATGAGATTTGGTTTTCTGGCACATCTTGGGCAAACTCTTTAGTCTGTTTGCTAACCACTTTAAGATGTATTTTTAGGAGtcacctgggtgggctcagtgggttaggcatccaactttggctcaggtcatgatctcgcagttcatgggttcgcgccccactttgggctctgtgctgacagctcagaacctggagcctgcttcagattctacgtctccctctcactctaccccacccttcccctgctcatgctctatctctttgtctctctcaaaaataaacactttttaaaaaattttcaagatgtatttttatattgaaaagtGGTGAGTGCATTGTGCAAATTGAGGGGGGGGTTCCAAGAGGCAGGGGATAAAGGGCAGATCCGGGAAGGAGAAGAACGGCAAGCTGAATCCAGCCAGCACAGAGGGCACAAGATGGGAGGGGGGGGTTCACTCGGGGGTTTCCAGGCAAAGGAGGTGAAGAGGCAACAGGATGCAGCCCCCAGGCAGGGAGCGGGGGATCAGCCCACGGCCCATTGCCCCTGATAACTACCTCACGTCCTGTTTGCAGAGTTCGCCAGAGGGGACAGCGGATCAATACATCACTCCACATCCACACACGCCCTGCTCTTCAAACACCAATGTAGGATGAAATATGTTTCCCCAGAATCCGAGGTCCCTGGGGGCATCTGCCTCATCTGCCCCCCAGTGGGACATAGTCAGAGGGATGCTGCCATCAGCACTCTGAAGGACTGGGCAGGGGGCACTGTTACTGACTCCAGGGAGCCTGTCTCCTGCCTGCCCTCGTGCCCAGATGAGGAACTGCCAGCACCCTGCACCTGCCCCCACCACGGCGAGGTCCACTCCCCTACCTCCCCGCCATGTGATGACTGAATGACAGGGTAGGGGCAGGAGTGATGTACCTGTGCCCACCCCTTTGTGTCTTGCTGCGGGGGAGGCTGACCTcatggggggttgggaggggccTCAAGGGCTTTAAAAGGCAGGGCTGGAGCACCAAGCAGAGCAGAGCACCGGCAGGAACCAGGCCAGCTACAGCATCACCAACCTCCTGGCTCTGCAGGTGAGAGCACCCAGGTAGGGGAGTGGAGAGGCGGGAAGAGGGCTGATGGGATGTCTCCATGCACCAAAGGACCTTGGTGCTCTAGAACCCACCGAGGAGTTCGCacccctttcctctcctgctgcttccaccagggccctgccctgcccctctgcctccctgctcACCCCAGTCCTGCAACCCGAGAAGGACAAAGGCTATTCTCCCATCTCTGGGAGAAAAACTGAAGCCCAGGAGGAGATGTGACAGGCCAAAGTCACACCAATTATGGAGCAGGGTTGGAAACAGAGCCCAGGGCTTCTGGATTCCATCTCAACCTCTTTCCCACACCAGCACTGTCTGAAAGAACTTTCCATGGTGATGGGGACTGTATCTGACTGTTCAATATGGTACCCACCAGCCAAAGCTGCACTGGAGAGGTGGCTAGTTTGGAgggagtttgtttttgtttttaatatttattcatctttgagagacagagcatgagggggtgaggagcagagagaggaagacagaatcggaagcaggctgcaggctcttagctgtcagcacagagcctgatgcggcgctcgaactcacagactgcaagatcatgacctgagccaaaatcagacagctaaccaactaagccacccaggcatcctcgaagggaatttttttcattttaattaatttaaatataaagagccATATGTGGCTAGTAGCCACCATGTTGGAAAATACACGAGGCTAAGCTTGCTTCTTTAGCAGCAAGAACCCTTTCTCCTCCAAAGGAAATCTAACAGAGAGCTCCACaatgaaaaacagataaaaacagtaatttattCACATAAATGTGTTCCTCGAAGGTAACCTCTTTATAATGTACTTCTGATGAAGCCAATCCGAGCAAGGAGGCAGAAAGAACACAAGTGCTGAGAATAGAATTTTACATTGGAATTTTAGACTCGTTTGAAGATCCAGTTTATTTCTGTATGATCGTTTCTCCAAACTCGGGTCGTACTGACACAGCAGGGAAGTGTCGACAgcttaacttttttttcacttttttaagtttatttatttttgagagagacagagacagagaactagtgggggaggggcagagagcgaggagacagagaatcccaagcaggctccaccggctgccagcgcagagcgccatgcaaggctcaaacccatcagCCATGATACCatgaaaaatcaagagtcagatgtgcaacaaactgagccacccaggcgcccgtataACAGCTTGATTTTTAACTGCTTAATTACAAGCACAGGATATTCCTCTTAAGCAAAAATGGCAGGAGAACCTTCTTTCTGAGGGCTGCACAGAGTCGGTGTGATCCAACCACACTGAATATGCTGGTGGTCTCCAAAGAGAAACCATACCATGCAGTCTGTAACGTGCCCTTTGGTATTACTATTTAAAAGtttgctttaggggcacctgcgtggctcagtcggttgagcatctgactctggatttcagctcaggtcatgatctcgaggtggGGTTCAGCATGGCCTGCTAAAGAATCACtctccacacacaccccctctcaaattaaaaacaacaacaaacttgttggcagcacctaggtggctcagggttaagcatctgacttcagctcaggtcatgatctcatagttcatgagttcgagccccgtgacaggctctgtgctaacagttcagagcttgcttcagattctgtgtctccctctctctctctgcctctctctctctaaaaataaacatttttaaaatttttaaataaaaaataaaaattcacattaaattACGAGATGTAAACATCTACAGAGCCACTCACACGACCTCACAGTCTGCAGAAGTTTGAAAACCATTGCTCTAGGTTGTGAGACAGCCACCGCTTTGATTTGGAtaggtgaggagggaaggggcagggcttGGGAGctgcgggggcggggaggtgggcgGAGCTGGCCGGAGCTGGCTGAGCGAACTGAGGAACAGTCCACGCCCCCACATGGCACTACACCTGCCAGCAGGGAGGTACCTAGAGCCCGGCTGGTCCAGGCCCCACTTCTCAGCTCCGCCTCTCTTTCCCTTGCAGACAAGATGCAGCGactgtgtgtgtgcctgctgATCTTGGCACTGACTCTGGCCACCTTCTCTGAAGCTTCGTGgaagccccacccccagctgcaggATACAGCCTCGGGTCCGGCGGCCAGTAGGGGCCTGGAGCCACACTGGCCGGACCGGCAGGACGTAGCCTCTCACCACCGACGGCAGTCGGATCTCCAGGGTCCCCCACAGCTGGTGGCAGGTGGGAGATGTGAGGGCAGTCCCTACTTGCCTCACCCAGCCAGGGTTGGCCCTGGCCTTGGTTTTTAGTGGCTAGACGTCCATCCCATATGCTCGCATCCTCTCCCACTTCTGACCCTCAGACCTCTCCAAGAAGCAGGGACCGTGGctggaggaagatgaagaggcaTACGGATGGATGGACTTCGGCCGCCGCAGTGCAGAGGACGCGGACGACCATCCCTAGAGCGGAGCTTCGGGGCCCCGCGgtctcccagccccgccccgcccatgCAAAACCAATCAAAATAAACTAGATTTCAACAGGATCGCGTTGTGTCATGTGTGGGCCTCGGAGAGGGGAGGTAGTGGGGACAGGGTTGAGGCAGCAGAGAGAACTGAGAACCCTCTCAGGGGCCGGAACCCGTGACTCCTGCTTCTCGGTATTCCCAGAGCCTAACATTGAATGCTAATCTACTCGTGCAGGTGGAAAACGGTGGAAAGGTGGCAACAAGAGGCAGCTTTCTAAGAGAAATCAAACTGCGCCCTTTTCAACCTCCCGATGCCTCCCGTTGCACTCAGAATAAAACCTAAACTCCGTGCCAAAGCCCTAAGTCAACCCCGCAGTCCCCAAGGCAGGTGCCAAGcgcctttctcctctctccctttcccttacaCAGTGCACCACGCTCGATCATCCTGCTCAGAACCTTTGTCCTTGCTATTCCCTGTGCCTGGAAGGCTTTTCCGAGGCTGGCTGGctcccccttttctccctaggTCACGCCCTGTCATTGTTTTGTGTGTTAGTTTATTGTCTGCCTCCCCCAGTTAGAAGGCAGACTCTCTAAGAGTGGGGCTCCCACGTCCCTCCTCCCCGCTGTATCCCCGGTCCCAAGAACAGGGggtatccaataaatatttgtcagctGGGCGGGTGAGTGGCTGACACAGGTTGGTGTTTCGCCCATATTCCCTTGCTGTTCTGAGCCTGTCAGCAGCATCCTTCCACAAGCACCCTCGACTGGAGGATAAAATACCCTAGTCCATCACCCCTTGGGTGGGATAATTCTGTCTTCCAGAATTCCGCTCCAAGCCTGAGCCCCACTTGCCCCCAGCAGGAATGTGCTCAAGGACATCCTCTGTTCACTGGCCTCCCTTCCCCGTCTCATACCCTCATGGTCCCACTTGAGATCACCACGCAAATAAACCACTCACACTCAAATGCCTATCTCCGAGTCTGCCTGGGGGTAGGGCGGGGTGTGTGAGGGACACTCATCTGAAAACAGAcggtttttttaaaacaatgctctCATCTTGGG
The genomic region above belongs to Suricata suricatta isolate VVHF042 chromosome 17, meerkat_22Aug2017_6uvM2_HiC, whole genome shotgun sequence and contains:
- the GAST gene encoding gastrin translates to MQRLCVCLLILALTLATFSEASWKPHPQLQDTASGPAASRGLEPHWPDRQDVASHHRRQSDLQGPPQLVADLSKKQGPWLEEDEEAYGWMDFGRRSAEDADDHP